In a genomic window of Gambusia affinis linkage group LG04, SWU_Gaff_1.0, whole genome shotgun sequence:
- the LOC122829058 gene encoding group XIIB secretory phospholipase A2-like protein, protein MTRWALVVPLLVGLLTLRAAGQEAGNPEASPPPTGPPSDGSTQAGDESEDWGLNSLRGGFEAVSGYFDSMLEFMGGKDGVCQYRCRHGKAPLPRPGYNMPEPDGCTSYFFGLPVPDGMDVGIPAMTKCCNQLDTCYDTCGSNKYRCDSKFRWCLHSICSDLKKSLGFVSKVEACETVADTLFNTVWTLGCRPYMNSQRAACYCPGEEKDEL, encoded by the exons ATGACACGCTGGGCCCTCGTCGTGCCCCTCCTGGTGGGCCTGTTGACTCTCAGAGCTGCAGGTCAGGAGGCTGGAAACCCAGAAGCCTCACCACCTCCAACGGGTCCTCCCTCGGATGGCAGCACCCAGGCAGGGGATGAGAGCGAGGACTGGGGGCTGAACTCCCTCAGGGGAGGCTTTGAGGCGGTCAGCGGCTACTTTGACTCCATGCTGGAGTTCATGGGTGGAAAAGATGGAGTGTGCCAGTACCGCTGCAGACATG gTAAAGCGCCTCTTCCTCGTCCAGGGTACAACATGCCTGAGCCTGATGGATGCACCTCATACTTCTTTGGCCTTCCTGTTCCAGACGGG ATGGATGTGGGAATCCCAGCGATGACCAAGTGCTGCAATCAGTTGGACACGTGTTACGACACCTGCGGCTCCAACAAGTACCGCTGCGACTCCAAATTTCGTTGGTGTCTCCACAGCATCTGCTCGGACCTCAAGAAGAGCCTCGGCTTCGTGTCCAAAGTTGAAG CGTGCGAGACAGTAGCCGACACCTTGTTCAACACAGTGTGGACTCTGGGCTGCAGACCGTACATGAACAGCCAGAGAGCGGCCTGCTACTGCCCAGGAGAGGAGAAAGATGAACTGTGA
- the LOC122829060 gene encoding uncharacterized protein LOC122829060 yields the protein MAFANLFSGLSAMREDAGSPGKSDVTSSNRTENGSRRRKRKTQWEIPGSYKKRCHQFQSKDNFASWSKPCQKQVTESERSSPAQKHNQSFNSTYNRSQNSNGQNYQTKCKKKKINHWRKKGKNQHHNDRGPRPIKEEKPKFMTQEFKDQNTLLVDGRLVCRHFLFGRCIKEDQCQLEHFQGYNDIIKEACKYYIKGFCINGQSCPYMHKSFPCKFFHRKGNCLQEGNCRFSHEPLNDVTEKLLEQALEQEKAFYQLAKANKEESSEQQADAQETKPAGENKNPDFISQPLRPSFYNSTDAEKEPLEQPDVTEQRASDADQPPSCSSNTQNQQEPVCYSVEAVLGPQLSRTFFSFSKTPASQDSSSAPHPPTSSDRPCPNQPEALYSVEAAFNSYKSADKSSNSQTPDRPREQTVCCVPHVISEKIQAPPFRKEEACSSLRIIEDRCQQTLPKSLLCLEVENRLISDSLPVLSHTSGEEMEGQKACIKPKLLHRPELSAFSRSREIKDSLAGTKPSEASTGQECPLKHPKPNLSKGRGAVPDEPVITCHKRRETADVGVHHFELSKILPNFKKKHSDARPATLDHHSCKNVIKSISDTTNQGDFSSEMNKTGNRTFSSLFASPLTDGVTPGSNSLTAVMRPQQSVDVQVPSLPFLSLFASPLRENSPFFPSSKSQTAESAAPPCRKKLGESAASKSKRIDSDRRCFPSQVRMHHRRASSESSQSSTTENDAVKRPSATVCSILSGSPGEPFSSRTNRNRPDVSSPKDTSAPSVLKSLFVQLRPYPEDREQKGSSHSRDQSVY from the exons ATGGCTTTTGCTAACTTATTCTCTGGACTGTCTGCTATGAGAGAAGATGCGGGGAGCCCAGGTAAATCTGACGTCACATCCAG CAACAGAACGGAGAATGGCTCAAGAcggaggaaaaggaaaacacagtGGGAGATTCCCGGCTCGTACAAGAAG AGATGTCACCAGTTCCAGTCCAAAGACAACTTTGCCTCCTGGAGCAAACCCTGCCAGAAGCAGGTCACAGAGAGTGAGCGCTCTTCTCCAGCCCAGAAACATAACCAGAGCTTTAACTCCACTTACAACCGCAGCCAGAACAGCAACGGTCAGAATTATCAAACtaaatgcaagaaaaagaaaataaatcactggAGAAAGAAGGGGAAGAATCAACATCATAATGATAGAGGCCCAAGACCAATAAAGGAG GAGAAACCAAAATTCATGACCCAGGAGTTTAAGGACCAGAACACCCTGTTGGTGGACGGCCGTCTTGTGTGTCGACATTTTCTCTTCGGACGATGCATTAAG gaGGATCAATGCCAGCTGGAGCATTTTCAAGGTTACAACGACATCATAAAAGAAGCCTGCAAATATTACATCAAAGGATTCTGCATCAACGGGCAGAGCTGCCCTTACATGCATA AGTCGTTTCCGTGCAAGTTTTTCCACAGGAAAGGAAACTGCCTGCAAGAAGGAAACTGCAGGTTCTCCCATGAGCCGCTCAACGACGTCACTGAAAAACTGTTGGAGCAG GCCTTGGAACAAGAAAAAGCTTTCTACCAACTTGCAAAGGCAAATAAAGAGGAGTCGTCAGAACAGCAGGCGGACGCACAGGAGACCAAACCTGCTGGAGAAAACAAGAACCCAGACTTTATCTCTCAACCTCTCAG GCCAAGCTTTTACAACAGCACGGATGCCGAGAAGGAACCCCTTGAGCAACCTGATGTAACAGAACAGCGTGCGTCAGACGCTGACCAACCTCCCAGCTGTTCATCAAACACTCAGAATCAACAGGAGCCAGTTTGCTACTCGGTGGAAGCCGTACTTGGACCTCAGCTGTCCAGAACTTTCTTCAGTTTCTCTAAAACTCCTGCAAGTCAGGATTCTTCATCTGCCCCTCACCCTCCAACGTCTTCTGACAGACCTTGTCCAAACCAACCCGAAGCCCTCTACTCAGTTGAAGCTGCCTTCAACTCCTATAAATCTGCAGATAAATCCTCTAACAGCCAAACACCTGATCGTCCTAGAGAGCAGACTGTATGTTGTGTACCTCAtgtcatttcagaaaaaatccAAGCTCCTCCTTTTAGAAAAGAGGAGGCATGTTCATCTCTCAGAATTATAGAGGATAGATGCCAACAAACATTGCCAAAGAGCTTGTTGTGTCTCGAAGTGGAAAACCGCCTGATTTCAGACTCCCTACCAGTTCTCTCTCATACATCTGGGGAAGAGATGGAGGGGCAGAAAGCTTGCATCAAACCAAAGTTGTTGCATCGTCCGGAGTTGTCCGCGTTTTCCAGAAGCAGAGAAATCAAGGATTCACTGGCAGGAACTAAACCCAGTGAAGCCTCTACAGGACAGGAATGTCCTCTGAAGCATCCGAAGCCAAATCTCTCCAAAGGAAGAGGTGCTGTTCCAGATGAACCTGTAATTACATGTcataaaagaagagaaacagcTGATGTGGGAGTTCATCACTTTGAACTCTCTAAGATTCTCCCAAACTTCAAAAAGAAGCATTCAGATGCCCGACCTGCCACACTGGACCATCATTCTTGTAAAAACGTCATAAAATCCATCAGCGACACAACAAATCAGGGAGATTTTTcatctgaaatgaataaaaccgGGAATAGAACGTTCAGTAGCCTTTTTGCAAGCCCGCTGACTGACGGTGTTACACCAGGATCAAACTCTTTGACTGCAGTTATGAGACCTCAGCAGTCTGTGGATGTCCAGGTTCCCTCCTTGCCCTTCCTCAGCCTTTTTGCTTCCCCTCTTAGGGAGAATTCACCTTTTTTTCCAAGCTCAAAGTCCCAAACTGCGGAGTCTGCTGCTCCTCCTTGCAGGAAGAAGTTGGGTGAGAGTGCGGCATCAAAATCCAAACGGATAGACTCTGATCGAAGGTGCTTCCCATCCCAGGTTAGAATGCATCACAGGCGAGCATCTTCTGAATCCTCCCAGAGCTCCACAACTGAAAATGATGCTGTGAAACGGCCGTCAGCTACAGTTTGCAGCATTTTATCCGGCTCTCCTGGTGAGCCGTTTTCAAGTCGGACTAATCGGAACCGGCCTGACGTTTCATCTCCAAAAG ACACTTCAGCACCTTCAGTCCTGAAATCCCTCTTTGTGCAGCTGAGGCCGTACCCAGAGGACAGAGAACAAAAGGGCTCCAGTCACAGCAGAGACCAGTCAG tCTATTGA
- the ppp1r27b gene encoding protein phosphatase 1 regulatory subunit 27b translates to MKYYGCPVSQTLGIKAYSQRCNLPVACKSAASLKPVRSVHFSNDVVFQDYVRHGELERIGRFIRASRVKLDTIYHSGMAAIHEAVLTGNLECVQLLVHYGADIHQRDEEGWTPLHMACSDGFPHIACYLLSLGADPELENDCGEKPADLIDPENKELLRLFGLAVND, encoded by the exons ATGAAGTATTATGGATGCCCCGTGTCCCAGACCCTGGGAATCAAAGCTTACAGCCAGCGCTGCAACCTTCCAGTCGCCTGCAAGAGTGCAGCCTCCCTGAAGCCGGTCCGGAGCGTCCACTTCTCCAACGACGTCGTTTTCCAGGACTATGTCCGGCACGGCGAGCTGGAGAGGATCGGCCGTTTCATCAGGGCCAGCAGGGTCAAACTGGACACCATTTACCACTCTG GAATGGCAGCCATCCATGAGGCAGTCCTGACGGGGAATCTGGAGTGTGTGCAGCTGCTGGTGCACTATGGGGCAGACATCCACCAGAGAGACGAGGAGGGGTGGACCCCGCTGCACATGGCATGCAGCGACGGCTTCCCACACATCGCATG CTACCTGCTGTCTCTGGGCGCCGACCCCGAGCTGGAGAACGATTGCGGCGAGAAGCCGGCTGACCTCATTGACCCGGAGAACAAGGAGCTGCTGAGGCTCTTTGGGCTGGCGGTCAACGACTGA